The Sorangiineae bacterium MSr11954 DNA segment GGGCGAGCTCTCGCAAAACCTGGCGCGCGATATCGGCGATTTCGTGCTTCACCGCGGCGATGGTATCTACGCGTACCAGCTGGTCGTCGTCGTGGACGATCTGGAAATGGGGATCACGGACGTGGTGCGCGGCATCGATCTGCTGGCGTCGACGCCGCGGCAGATCCATCTGGCGCAGCTGCTCGGCGCCGCGCCCCCTCGGTACCATCACGTGCCGCTGGTGCTGGACACCGACGGGCAGCGGCTGGCCAAGCGCACCGCAGGCGCCCACCTTCGCGGGCTGCGCGAGGCCGGGGTTTCACCGGAGGAGGTGCTGGGCGAGCTCGCGTTCGGGCTGGGCCTCACGGCGTCGCCGGAGGCGTGCTCGCGGGACGAGGTGCTCCGCTCGAGCGCCGAGCAGCTCGCGCCCCACACCTTGCGCATTCCAGCGCGGTGGTCGGCGCGTCGCTCGGGGTGAGCGCATCCGCCGCGCGCTCACGGCGTGCGCTGCGAGAGCCAGACGCCAAAGGCGATGCTCAGCACGATGGCGAGCGCCCAGACGAGGGCCCATCGGGTTCGTTCGACGCGGGGTGAAGGCGGCTCGGTGCGCGGGGCGCTTGGAACGGACGAGGTGCGCGGCGATGGCGACGCGCCCGTAGACGACGAGGCGCTGCGAGAGGGCGGAGCGCTGGGCGAAGACGGTGTGCTGCGAACGTGGGGCAGCGGGACGGTGGCCTCGCGTGGAAGGCCGGGGGCGACGCCGTCGACATCGGACGGCGCGTGACGGGCGTGCTCGAGGGCGCGCGCCAAGTCCGAGGCGCTCGCGTAGCGTTCGTCGGCGGATTTGGCGAGGGCGGAGTAGACGATGGAGGCGAGCGCCGGCGGGATGCCCGACGCTTCGCGATCGAGCGGCGGCGGGTCCATGGTCATGTGGGCGGTGAGCACGTTGAGCG contains these protein-coding regions:
- the gluQRS gene encoding tRNA glutamyl-Q(34) synthetase GluQRS, which gives rise to MTRFAPSPTGDLHLGGAYVALASWWMARRQGGALVLRVEDIDAPRVVPGSAERILEDLRWLGLDWDQGPLVQSERLPRYARALETLQSQGLVYPCDCSRADIARVASAPHLGEETVYPGICRELDPARPMKRPPAMRLRVPDARVSIHDALAGELSQNLARDIGDFVLHRGDGIYAYQLVVVVDDLEMGITDVVRGIDLLASTPRQIHLAQLLGAAPPRYHHVPLVLDTDGQRLAKRTAGAHLRGLREAGVSPEEVLGELAFGLGLTASPEACSRDEVLRSSAEQLAPHTLRIPARWSARRSG